The genomic window AGATGGCTGATGGCTATGATTTTGTCTATACCTTTATCTTCCAGCATATCTACTGCAGAAGCCGCCGATACAAAAGCATCATTGATCTTTATCTTGTCACCGGGGCTGGAAATCTCACCGGTATCTTCTGTAGTAACCCCAATGAGACCTACCTTTTCTCCATTTACATCAACTATGGCAGCGGGGGTAAATACTTGCTTTAAGGGATTCCCCTACGGAGCCTTCTCCTACACTATTTTTGAATAAGGAACTCAATGCAGGTTCGGTACTAAAATCAAAGTTGGAGTTTATTATGGGGAATGCGGCTTTATTGATAAATTCGGCCAGTGCAGTGGGGCCCTTATCAAATTCATGGTTGCCGAGGCCCATAGCATTATATCCCAGCATATTCATAAAATCTATATCGGCCTGGCCTTGATATTTGGTAAAGTAAAGGGTTCCGGAAAACACATCGCCGGCATCTAACAACAGATTATTATGAGCTTCTGACCTAATAGTCTTAACCACTGTAGCTCTCCGGGCTATATCATCCAGATGTGCGTGGGTATCGTTTGTGTGCATGATAGTGAGACTCCAGTATTGTGGCTCTTGTGTCGTTTCTTTAACCAGGTCTGTAGGGAAGCGCACCCTTACTCTAGGGCCGGCGGCACCTATAGAAGCTATGCCTATGACCGTATATTTATCTCCTACTTTAAGGCGGCTCATGTCAATGCCCAGGTAGCCGTCCACATGGATGTAGGCTTCTCCCGAACCGTCATCTATCTTGAAGTAGCTGGCAGGTTCGTTAACGTCAGTTATAGTGCCTCCTGTCTGTACCAGCATGCCGGTATACTGAGAGTTCATGGCATCTTTAGTTGAAAGCTTCTTGGGCTCTACTGGAGTCCCAGGGCCCACATACAGCACTTCCATATCGGCATTTTCATAGGCAAGTTCCATTTCGCCTTCAAACATCTGCACTCCGCCGGTGGCGATAACAACAGTGCCTATGGGCAATTCTTTGCCCTGGGTGCCGTAGAGGGAAATGCCGCCGGTTTCATCTTGAATGTATACGGTATCAAAGAAGTTGTTTGTGGGTGATGTCACTACACCCTGAACCGTTACAATATCTCCTATTTTCGCATTCTTTCGCACATCAGCTATGGTCCTTATGCGATCAATCTTAGCCAGCCAATCGATGAGCCGCAAGGTAAAAGCGGTGTTGCTCACATCATTTACTATTTCATAATCCGAGTAGAAGTATCGCCCCGCCACCACCAAGCGGCCGGAGCCGATATTTTCTTTAGCTATAAGGGGGATCTTGTCACCGTCGGGACCTGCAGTCTGGTTCGAATCATTTTCCCCGCCTACTGCATTATTATATGTGTAATATCCTGGCTTTACATTGAAGTTATAGGATGTCTTGTTGCCTGCCACAAGGATTTCAATGCCGCTAGCCGGGTCATTGGTTAAGGCCTTTAGGTTCTCATCCACCAGGGAGCAGCCGCTGAAATAGCGTATGGCTTCCAGGTTCTTATTGAGGCCGCTGGGAGCATCGGGTATGGTGCGGGCATATACCGACCATTTCATACCTCCGCTGTAGTTTTCTGAACTGTTGGGTTCATATACGTTATCATTGTTGAGGCGGATGCCGGAATTCATTTTCGCAAGCAAGGCATTTAGCATGGTATTACCATCATGGTAGTTGTTATCGGCACTACCTTCAAACTGATAATTTGATTTTGATGCCAATAGCAGCGAACCACCGGCCTTTACCCATGCAGCAACAGCATCCATTTCCTCTTGTGTAAGGTTTTTACTATAATCGGTCGGAGTGTTGAGTATCAGCACATCTGCATCTTTTAGCAGGTCAGAAGTCAATGTCTTTGTATTAAATGAAGCATTGTATCCATATCGCCTCAAAAGTTCCATGAGGTCATTGTGCGTGCCGGGCACTTCGGAATTTGCATGTCCCTGGTCAACGAGTATCTTTTTGCCGTTAGATTCCACCACTTTTACAGCTTTTGAAAGTTCCGTCACCGTAGTGACATTCTCTATGGGGGTTAGCACTGCGTAGATCCTGGTCTGGCCTGCTGCCGAAGGCTTCCACGTCACACTTGCCTCTTTTTTATCCCCTGCAGCAATTCTGTCTATGGTGACGGTGTCGATAAGATTACCGGCATCTTTACTGCCTTGATAGAACTTAACTTCCAGGTTTTCTACAGGGCGCACACCCATGTTGGAAACGGTAGCCGTAAGGGTAGTATCAAAGTTTGGTAATGTGGGTTCGGGATTTATCTTGAGCTCTACGAGTTTCACATCATTTTCTCCACCGGCCACAAATATGGGGCTTGAAAAGCCAAGCTTTCCGCTCTTATGATATACCTTTACCACATACCAGTGGGAACCGGAACCTGGAGTAACACTCGGATTCCATGATACGTCTGTTTTCCCGCCTGCCTGATACGTATCTATTACTTTCCCACCATTGGTAACAAGTTCCAGTTTATCTATGGGTTGAATTTCATCTTGGGCTGTGATTTCAAAATTCAGTTTCCCATCTGTTATGTCCTTGGAGTCCAGAACACTTCCCATCCAGTAACCGTTAGCTTTCATAATAAGTTCCAGAGTCCTGGTTTCTGTGGAGTAGACTCTTCTTTCCCTCAAAGCCTCAATAAATTCATCATGACTCAATTCATCTGCCACTACCACGGTGAGGTTGTCAGGATCTCCCCAGTTCATGGAGTGGTTATCCTGGGCGTTTACCGCTCCCACGTGCCAGCCGTTGTCAAGGGCCCTGTAATACCATTCTTCTGCACGAGAGTAAGAATATGGAGGAGCACCGTTTCCGGTTTCTATGAGGTTTAATATGCGGTCCACTTCGGGAACATAGCCCAGGTTATTAAAGGAATCGCTGGGCCAGTTGGGATGGTTAAATTCTGCTACCGCATCGGGCTGATTTTCCAGCCAGTTGTAAAACTCCCTCAACCCTGTCATGGTCTTTTTAGCTTCTACATATTTATCGGTGTTGTGGACATTTATGTGGCCCCAGTCGCTAGAAGTCATCTCAAAGCCGCGCAGGGCAAGGAAATCGGGATGCTGTTGATTGAAAGCAGCGGCCATTTCGCCGGTCTTGGTCCATTCGGAATTTTCCTTGGCAAGGAATTCTTTGGTTTTCTCTATATATTCATCACCCTGGAGGGAATTGGAATGATCCGTTACCACAAGAAAATCGAGCCCCTTGCTGCGTGCATGCTCATATGCATCTGCCGGAGTGCCTTGACCGTCGGAATAAGATGTATGTGAATGGGGGATACCGTAAAAGAATTTCGGATCCGTCACGCCGTCGTCGACATTGAAATACCAGGAATATTCCGCTGTCCTATATACCGCATCGGTCACGGAAATCGTGACATCATGCTCGCCATAGGAAAGTTCGGTAGAAGGTGTATATGTTACCGTCCCTTTTTGAGTTTCGGGTTTGAAATCTATGGTAGCGGAACTTGTAACATCGCTGCCATCAAGTTTTATAGTTACATTTCCATTCAACGGATTTATGTTCGCCCCGCCCCTTTCAAAAGTGGCGGAAATGGTGGGCTTTTTGTTATAGGTAAAGGCCATGTTGGCAGGGTGAACATTATATATCAAAGGTTTATCTTCCACAACCTCTTGCTTTTCCACAATATCAGCAGAAGAACGGGGGAATATCTGGTAACCGGAAGTAAATGGACTTTTATTA from Biomaibacter acetigenes includes these protein-coding regions:
- a CDS encoding CehA/McbA family metallohydrolase, producing MISSSKAYFYWKRLLVVLLVFSLGLGLVPVGTIGEREARADYAADLFISEYIEGSSNNKAIEIYNGTANEVNLSDYTLELYTNGSQTASQTLLLSGNLASGEVYVMCNTSAAQAIKDKADLQNSSVINFNGDDAIVLKHNGNIIDVIGKVGEDPGTAWGTGDNTTADHTLVRKSSISAGDSNPYDDFDPADQWDAYPKDTFEYLGSHTMDGFGSGREDTQPPVLNSAEISRDRLVIIYNEILDEASVPAVNDFTVKVNGQAQATPTNVAISGSTVNLTLAEAVKAGDNVTVSYIAGTNPIQDAAGNDAADFTDQEVTNNTPGLFTISEARASANNTTVTTRGEVTAVLGPSAWIQDNTAGIRLYKGNITNVQIGQEVEVTGTVNDFNGDRQITVSSYIILPGDNFPTPEPISVTIYEIGEENEGKLIKIENAWITEDYNTGSGGIYITTDGSNRLLVYAQAGSEIKTYLQGLAKGESNKYNFVGISSCYKDCRELFPRSTDDIIISETTDPVILNYGPQGTITERKPEIYTEFTWGKNADPGFVSLKLNGTEVSNNVSIIDSVYKISYIPTTDLDIGDQTVSVSIYNNKGGLTTHTWSFKIESAQERQVIPINQVDTVDENGNPTRLKEDNITIEGIVTVGKGVIDASKTIYVQDGTGGIAIYGSGLPDVKQGDKVRVTGKVDFYNGLTELTSGSDPKFIEILSSNNPLPAPQNITLDKLTSFSTAEPFEGMLVKIEAKVSSIPSSPASGGYNVKITDINGANEITLRVMQTSGIDPSKILQVGKTYTITGIVGQYDNKSPFTSGYQIFPRSSADIVEKQEVVEDKPLIYNVHPANMAFTYNKKPTISATFERGGANINPLNGNVTIKLDGSDVTSSATIDFKPETQKGTVTYTPSTELSYGEHDVTISVTDAVYRTAEYSWYFNVDDGVTDPKFFYGIPHSHTSYSDGQGTPADAYEHARSKGLDFLVVTDHSNSLQGDEYIEKTKEFLAKENSEWTKTGEMAAAFNQQHPDFLALRGFEMTSSDWGHINVHNTDKYVEAKKTMTGLREFYNWLENQPDAVAEFNHPNWPSDSFNNLGYVPEVDRILNLIETGNGAPPYSYSRAEEWYYRALDNGWHVGAVNAQDNHSMNWGDPDNLTVVVADELSHDEFIEALRERRVYSTETRTLELIMKANGYWMGSVLDSKDITDGKLNFEITAQDEIQPIDKLELVTNGGKVIDTYQAGGKTDVSWNPSVTPGSGSHWYVVKVYHKSGKLGFSSPIFVAGGENDVKLVELKINPEPTLPNFDTTLTATVSNMGVRPVENLEVKFYQGSKDAGNLIDTVTIDRIAAGDKKEASVTWKPSAAGQTRIYAVLTPIENVTTVTELSKAVKVVESNGKKILVDQGHANSEVPGTHNDLMELLRRYGYNASFNTKTLTSDLLKDADVLILNTPTDYSKNLTQEEMDAVAAWVKAGGSLLLASKSNYQFEGSADNNYHDGNTMLNALLAKMNSGIRLNNDNVYEPNSSENYSGGMKWSVYARTIPDAPSGLNKNLEAIRYFSGCSLVDENLKALTNDPASGIEILVAGNKTSYNFNVKPGYYTYNNAVGGENDSNQTAGPDGDKIPLIAKENIGSGRLVVAGRYFYSDYEIVNDVSNTAFTLRLIDWLAKIDRIRTIADVRKNAKIGDIVTVQGVVTSPTNNFFDTVYIQDETGGISLYGTQGKELPIGTVVIATGGVQMFEGEMELAYENADMEVLYVGPGTPVEPKKLSTKDAMNSQYTGMLVQTGGTITDVNEPASYFKIDDGSGEAYIHVDGYLGIDMSRLKVGDKYTVIGIASIGAAGPRVRVRFPTDLVKETTQEPQYWSLTIMHTNDTHAHLDDIARRATVVKTIRSEAHNNLLLDAGDVFSGTLYFTKYQGQADIDFMNMLGYNAMGLGNHEFDKGPTALAEFINKAAFPIINSNFDFSTEPALSSLFKNSVGEGSVGESLKASIYPRCHS